In the genome of Carnobacterium pleistocenium FTR1, one region contains:
- a CDS encoding YcxB family protein — translation MEIEFELLEKDYINFNIDHTKKSPSLKRSINVQRLVGPIVFLIAPFIVIRFSAIPIWYWMAVFSIASLIWFVFYPRYFDWEMRKRIVKMLQEGNNENLLKKIKIVVTDKGISESSVTGELNSKWNEVNRVDETNEYIYIYNSSISAYIIPKRIFENENTLKIFLEEISKYTNV, via the coding sequence ATGGAAATTGAATTTGAATTATTGGAAAAAGATTACATAAACTTTAATATTGATCATACTAAAAAATCACCTTCTCTAAAAAGAAGTATAAATGTCCAAAGATTAGTAGGACCTATAGTATTCTTAATAGCTCCATTTATAGTTATAAGGTTTTCAGCAATACCAATATGGTATTGGATGGCTGTATTTAGTATCGCTAGCTTAATTTGGTTTGTTTTTTATCCAAGATACTTTGATTGGGAAATGAGAAAGAGGATAGTAAAGATGCTTCAAGAAGGAAATAATGAAAATTTATTAAAAAAAATAAAAATAGTAGTAACGGATAAAGGAATAAGCGAAAGCAGCGTTACTGGTGAACTAAACTCGAAATGGAATGAAGTAAATAGAGTGGACGAAACGAACGAGTATATATACATCTATAATTCCTCGATTTCAGCTTATATAATACCCAAAAGAATATTTGAAAATGAAAACACTTTGAAAATATTTCTTGAAGAAATATCAAAATACACTAATGTATAA
- a CDS encoding GNAT family N-acetyltransferase, giving the protein MEYKELCFNNFNKNDLLEAVEVYIRVFSADPWNDELTSDQITTYVNQMLELNTFKGYVVREKRTGKLLGAALGFIRPWYMGQEYHLDSFYISNEYQGRGVGTQFLKFIKKQLKNISIPTIILDTDRGYPAELFYLNNGFKSSDSSIILFGDTSS; this is encoded by the coding sequence ATGGAATATAAAGAACTTTGTTTTAATAACTTTAATAAAAACGATTTACTAGAAGCAGTAGAAGTTTATATACGAGTATTTTCAGCTGATCCATGGAATGATGAATTAACATCTGACCAAATTACAACTTATGTTAATCAAATGCTAGAATTAAATACTTTTAAAGGGTATGTCGTTAGAGAAAAGCGTACAGGTAAATTACTAGGCGCTGCTCTTGGCTTTATTAGGCCATGGTATATGGGACAAGAGTATCATTTAGATTCTTTTTACATTTCAAATGAATACCAAGGAAGAGGCGTAGGTACTCAATTTTTGAAATTCATCAAAAAACAGTTAAAAAATATAAGTATACCTACCATAATATTAGACACTGATCGAGGATATCCTGCTGAATTATTTTATCTAAATAATGGATTTAAGTCTTCGGATTCGTCTATTATACTTTTTGGAGATACCTCTAGCTAA
- a CDS encoding GNAT family N-acetyltransferase, with amino-acid sequence MEFYIRPINSGDGKGLNALRRMPGVFENILGVPSERIQQNEDFVVHMDANQHQFVAISKAQGNEEIIVGTAGLSVNGNYRTRHSGNIGIMIHKDYQNKGVGTALMSALIDVADNWLMLVRLELTVFEKNERAIYLYEKFGFKKEGLKQFAAIREGKYENEYFMARINATFHPILNT; translated from the coding sequence ATGGAATTTTATATTAGACCAATTAATAGTGGGGATGGTAAAGGTTTAAATGCACTGAGGCGTATGCCAGGGGTATTTGAAAATATTTTAGGTGTTCCGTCAGAAAGAATACAACAAAATGAAGATTTTGTTGTTCATATGGACGCTAATCAGCACCAATTTGTCGCTATTTCAAAAGCTCAAGGTAACGAAGAAATAATTGTAGGAACCGCTGGACTATCTGTAAATGGTAATTATCGTACGCGGCATAGTGGGAATATAGGCATAATGATCCATAAAGATTACCAAAATAAAGGTGTTGGTACTGCTTTAATGTCTGCACTTATAGATGTAGCAGATAATTGGTTAATGCTTGTTAGGCTTGAACTTACTGTATTCGAGAAAAACGAAAGAGCTATATATCTATATGAGAAATTCGGATTTAAAAAAGAGGGACTTAAACAATTTGCAGCAATAAGAGAAGGAAAATATGAAAACGAATATTTTATGGCGAGAATAAATGCTACTTTTCATCCTATTTTGAATACCTAA
- a CDS encoding VOC family protein has protein sequence MLHHIEIYVSDLKKSTEFWGWYLEELGYTSFQKWEEGQSWKLDETYIVFVQTKEPFLDNPYHRARVGLNHLAFYASSRQHVDDMTEKLKNKGVSILYTKKHPFAGGENHYAVYFEDPDRIKVELVAP, from the coding sequence TTGCTACATCATATTGAAATCTATGTTTCTGATTTAAAGAAATCAACTGAATTTTGGGGTTGGTATCTTGAGGAATTGGGATACACTTCTTTCCAAAAATGGGAAGAGGGGCAAAGCTGGAAACTAGATGAAACTTATATTGTATTTGTTCAAACGAAAGAACCTTTTTTAGATAATCCTTATCATAGAGCTAGAGTAGGGTTAAATCACTTAGCTTTTTATGCGAGTTCAAGACAGCATGTAGATGATATGACTGAAAAATTAAAAAATAAAGGTGTCTCTATCCTTTATACAAAAAAGCACCCTTTCGCTGGAGGGGAAAATCATTATGCTGTTTATTTTGAAGATCCAGATAGAATAAAAGTAGAACTTGTAGCCCCTTAA
- the map gene encoding type I methionyl aminopeptidase: protein MITLKSEREIDAMDKSGTLLANMHIALRDFIKPGITSWDIEEFSHKFILDNGAIPEQIGFEGYKYATCTSINDEICHGFPRKEVLKNGDLIKVDTVINLNGALSDSCWSYVVGESTPEKDRLMEVALKALYKGIEQAKVGNRIGDIGYAIQTYVENENLSVVREFLGHGVGPSLHEDPNVPSYGKAGTGLRLKEGMVITIEPMVNTGTWKSKMDANGWTARTKDGGISCQFEHTLAITKNGPLILTSQGDK, encoded by the coding sequence TTGATCACGTTAAAATCTGAACGCGAAATTGATGCGATGGATAAATCGGGTACATTATTAGCAAACATGCATATTGCTTTACGCGATTTTATTAAACCTGGTATAACTAGCTGGGATATTGAAGAATTTTCTCATAAATTTATCTTGGATAATGGAGCTATTCCTGAACAAATTGGATTTGAAGGGTATAAATATGCAACATGTACTAGTATAAATGATGAAATTTGTCATGGCTTTCCAAGAAAAGAAGTTCTTAAAAATGGCGATTTAATAAAAGTGGATACCGTTATTAATTTAAATGGCGCATTATCAGATTCCTGTTGGAGTTATGTAGTTGGAGAATCTACTCCTGAGAAAGACCGTTTAATGGAAGTTGCTTTAAAAGCTCTATATAAAGGTATTGAACAAGCAAAAGTTGGAAACCGTATCGGCGATATTGGTTATGCGATTCAAACGTATGTTGAGAACGAAAATTTGTCCGTTGTTCGAGAGTTTTTAGGCCATGGTGTAGGACCCTCATTGCATGAAGATCCTAATGTTCCTTCTTACGGGAAAGCAGGAACAGGATTACGTTTAAAAGAAGGTATGGTTATTACTATTGAACCAATGGTAAACACAGGAACATGGAAATCAAAAATGGATGCTAATGGATGGACAGCTCGCACAAAAGATGGAGGAATAAGTTGCCAATTTGAACATACTTTAGCAATTACCAAAAATGGGCCACTTATTTTGACTTCTCAAGGAGATAAATAA
- a CDS encoding pyridoxamine 5'-phosphate oxidase family protein — MLSKTFFEVIKHEGVVSVTSWGSSDAPHVRCTWNSFLRITEDKRILAPIAGFTSVQEDMVKNDKVILTLGSREVEGFNGYQGTGFLIEGRARFLDAGEEFDQMKEDYPFMNKLLEVTVESQKQLL; from the coding sequence ATGTTAAGTAAAACTTTTTTTGAAGTTATCAAGCACGAAGGTGTCGTTTCTGTTACATCATGGGGAAGCAGTGATGCTCCTCATGTTCGTTGTACTTGGAACTCATTTTTACGTATAACTGAAGACAAACGTATTCTAGCTCCAATAGCTGGATTTACAAGCGTTCAAGAAGATATGGTGAAAAATGATAAAGTTATTTTGACTCTAGGTAGTCGAGAAGTCGAAGGTTTCAATGGTTATCAAGGAACAGGTTTCTTAATTGAAGGACGAGCACGTTTCCTTGATGCTGGTGAAGAGTTTGACCAAATGAAAGAGGACTATCCTTTTATGAATAAATTACTTGAAGTTACCGTAGAATCTCAAAAACAATTGCTTTAA
- a CDS encoding helix-turn-helix domain-containing protein has protein sequence MALGERLKKSRMNKGYSQGDVAAHLTISRQSISKWENGNSYPDLDNLVKLSAYYEVSIDDLLKENQKLKKKTEEKGQKLNFIHGNNEKDEGLLLLIIASIGSLIPPIGLILAPVIIKRNKKTNSLHKFVYLACTFGVAIN, from the coding sequence ATGGCATTAGGAGAACGTTTAAAGAAAAGTAGAATGAATAAAGGGTATTCTCAAGGAGACGTAGCAGCTCATTTAACTATTTCAAGGCAATCTATTTCGAAATGGGAAAATGGTAACAGTTATCCTGACTTAGATAATCTGGTAAAGTTAAGTGCCTATTACGAAGTTTCAATTGACGATTTGCTAAAAGAGAATCAAAAACTTAAAAAAAAAACTGAAGAAAAGGGTCAAAAATTAAATTTTATTCATGGAAACAATGAAAAAGATGAAGGTTTATTATTATTGATTATTGCTTCTATAGGATCCTTAATTCCTCCAATTGGTTTGATTTTAGCTCCCGTTATTATTAAGAGAAATAAAAAAACAAACTCTCTCCATAAGTTTGTTTACTTAGCGTGTACTTTTGGTGTAGCAATAAACTAA
- a CDS encoding ABC transporter permease: MLNLVINEWNKVFFRKNNYITLIIILGVAALSSLVPLIFNDEAAFEDISYGKDWQDQATNQITTLEEENTKLLTSESEVSFDNEITASINQSEIQRLNYHLKEGIKPPAINNLYDSLIGTSSLNLLIGIFVTIIASAMVSKEFSMGTIKLLLIRSYSRSKILTSKYIATLLITVTYYMSLYIGTSVVALFTSEINTTTEYVYMSSDGTYMHSNFWMYFLGILASNLIYLIIIATIAFSLSTVSRNTSLSLGTTLGILFLGPVLTLYLFSKTELTKYLLMANWNLTNYLPGNNPSIEGMTLSFSIIINSIYFILLLAIAYYSFSKKDILA, from the coding sequence ATGTTAAATCTTGTTATCAATGAATGGAATAAAGTCTTTTTTAGAAAAAATAACTATATAACGTTGATCATTATTTTAGGAGTAGCTGCCTTATCAAGCCTAGTACCACTAATATTTAATGATGAAGCAGCGTTTGAGGATATTTCGTACGGTAAGGACTGGCAAGATCAAGCAACGAATCAAATTACTACCTTAGAGGAAGAGAATACCAAACTATTGACTAGTGAATCAGAAGTATCATTTGACAATGAAATTACGGCCAGCATTAATCAAAGTGAAATACAACGATTAAATTATCATCTAAAAGAGGGAATTAAACCACCGGCTATAAATAATTTATATGATTCTCTAATAGGTACATCTAGTTTGAATTTATTGATAGGTATTTTTGTTACGATTATAGCAAGTGCTATGGTTTCGAAAGAATTTTCAATGGGAACGATAAAACTATTGCTTATACGGTCCTACTCTCGATCAAAGATATTAACTTCTAAGTATATTGCTACACTGCTAATTACCGTGACTTACTATATGAGTTTATACATAGGCACAAGTGTAGTTGCACTGTTCACTTCAGAAATCAACACGACTACTGAATATGTCTATATGTCATCAGATGGGACTTATATGCATTCTAATTTTTGGATGTATTTTTTAGGAATACTAGCAAGTAATTTAATTTATCTCATTATCATTGCTACTATTGCCTTTTCTCTTTCGACGGTTAGTAGAAATACATCACTATCTTTAGGGACAACATTAGGAATATTATTTTTAGGACCAGTATTGACGCTCTATTTATTCTCTAAAACAGAGCTAACAAAATATTTATTAATGGCTAATTGGAATTTAACAAACTATTTGCCCGGAAATAATCCTTCAATAGAAGGTATGACACTTTCTTTTTCGATAATAATAAATAGTATTTACTTTATTTTGTTATTAGCTATAGCGTATTATTCGTTTAGCAAAAAAGATATATTGGCTTAG
- a CDS encoding GNAT family N-acetyltransferase translates to MEICIGKEKWNRAAALYVRMEVFVMERGIPLKEEFDSEDHDETIYVVIYDGEKPVATGRYKQIDADTIRPGRIAVLKEYRKKGLGAVVVKELEALGEKSGCTMSVIHGELSAVKFYEKLGYTKGTDVYYEDGVPCATLGKQL, encoded by the coding sequence ATGGAGATATGCATTGGGAAAGAAAAATGGAATCGAGCGGCTGCTTTATATGTTCGCATGGAAGTATTTGTCATGGAGCGAGGTATTCCGCTCAAAGAAGAATTTGATTCGGAGGATCATGACGAGACGATTTATGTAGTCATTTACGATGGGGAGAAACCTGTGGCAACCGGACGCTATAAGCAAATCGACGCGGATACCATCCGCCCTGGAAGAATCGCCGTTCTCAAAGAGTATCGTAAAAAAGGACTGGGAGCAGTAGTCGTTAAAGAATTGGAAGCCTTAGGTGAAAAATCAGGGTGTACGATGTCTGTCATACACGGCGAACTAAGTGCCGTTAAATTTTATGAAAAACTGGGTTACACCAAAGGGACTGACGTCTATTATGAAGATGGCGTACCGTGTGCAACGTTGGGTAAACAATTGTAA
- a CDS encoding helix-turn-helix domain-containing protein: MTLGGRLKESRVNKGYSQGDVAAHLTISRQSISKWENDNSYPDLDNLVKLSTYYEISIDNLLKENQKLKIEEVEIEENPKKLDIIHGSNEKDEGLILLVLSFLGFLITPLGLITSPILIARNKKTNTIYKFVYLACICCIAYNLFIGYGILSDIFSWGTTTVEYLGE; encoded by the coding sequence ATGACTTTAGGAGGACGATTGAAGGAAAGTAGAGTGAATAAGGGTTATTCGCAAGGAGATGTAGCAGCCCATTTAACTATTTCTAGGCAATCCATTTCAAAATGGGAAAATGATAATAGTTATCCTGACTTAGATAACCTAGTAAAGTTAAGTACATATTATGAAATTTCAATTGATAATTTGCTAAAAGAGAATCAGAAGCTCAAAATAGAAGAAGTTGAAATTGAAGAAAATCCTAAAAAATTAGACATTATTCATGGATCTAATGAAAAAGATGAAGGTTTGATTTTATTAGTTCTTTCTTTTTTAGGCTTTCTAATTACACCTTTAGGTTTAATTACTTCTCCCATTCTAATTGCTAGAAATAAAAAAACAAATACAATATATAAGTTCGTTTACTTAGCATGTATTTGTTGTATAGCCTACAATTTATTTATCGGTTATGGAATTTTAAGCGATATTTTCAGCTGGGGAACAACAACTGTTGAATATCTTGGCGAATAG
- a CDS encoding ABC transporter ATP-binding protein, with protein sequence MTKQLLKDKGDTMEFNVEINHLEKIIGKKKIIKDLSLNIKKGEVFGLLGPNGAGKTTTIRMIVGLIEITAGSVKICGHDVKTNHKEALENVGAIVENPEMYPFLSGLENLKYFNRMHQDISSEKINEVIEFVNLKSRINDKVKTYSLGMRQRLGIAQSLLNTPKVLILDEPTNGLDPAGIKELRQYIQKLAHEKGVTVIVSSHMLSEIELMCDRVAIIKEGELIAIENLKEKTDHRNYQLKVTPIDKAQELLAKEYQLTSQVTDELLEFQLAASNVEIPSIVKLFVENNIAIYSIESKENTLEDKFMNLTLK encoded by the coding sequence ATGACTAAACAATTACTAAAAGACAAAGGAGATACTATGGAATTTAATGTAGAAATAAATCATTTAGAAAAAATTATTGGTAAGAAGAAAATTATTAAAGATTTATCTCTTAATATAAAAAAGGGAGAAGTATTTGGACTTCTGGGTCCTAATGGAGCTGGGAAAACGACGACTATAAGAATGATTGTTGGTCTTATTGAAATAACTGCCGGCAGTGTAAAAATCTGCGGCCATGATGTGAAAACGAATCATAAAGAGGCTTTGGAAAATGTTGGTGCAATTGTAGAAAACCCTGAAATGTATCCTTTTTTATCAGGATTGGAAAATTTAAAATACTTTAACAGAATGCACCAAGATATCTCATCCGAAAAAATAAATGAGGTTATCGAGTTTGTAAATTTAAAAAGCAGAATAAACGATAAAGTTAAAACCTATTCTTTAGGAATGAGACAGAGATTAGGTATTGCCCAATCTTTATTAAATACGCCAAAAGTTTTAATTTTGGATGAACCGACTAATGGGTTGGATCCTGCAGGAATAAAAGAATTGAGACAATATATCCAAAAATTAGCTCACGAAAAAGGGGTTACAGTTATCGTATCGAGTCATATGCTCAGTGAAATCGAATTAATGTGTGATCGAGTCGCAATCATTAAAGAAGGCGAGTTAATAGCGATTGAAAATTTAAAAGAAAAAACGGATCATAGAAATTATCAACTCAAAGTAACACCTATTGATAAAGCTCAAGAATTATTAGCGAAAGAATACCAACTAACTAGCCAAGTGACAGATGAGTTACTTGAATTTCAATTAGCTGCTTCAAATGTGGAAATCCCAAGTATCGTTAAATTATTTGTTGAAAATAATATCGCTATTTACAGTATCGAATCAAAAGAAAATACATTAGAAGATAAATTTATGAATCTTACACTGAAATAA